One genomic segment of Cottoperca gobio chromosome 21, fCotGob3.1, whole genome shotgun sequence includes these proteins:
- the tmem30c gene encoding transmembrane protein 30C yields MGKGKGKSGPLARRPDNSAFKQQRLPAWSPMLTANTVLPFFYFMALICMLLGVWLLLTVQSTQEVKMDYTEAGTCDKCFEKRKNASNAAQTCSCTVGFNIKKALKGDVFFYYGLQNFHQNLRRYMDSRDDAQMVGKKRNLKNPSSYCKPFNMDQKGLPIAPCGAVANSIFNDSFTLHYLGSGGPVQVPLLRKGITWYTDKNVKYRNPTTENMTLVQVFNGTARPLYWQKPVYELDLLDSTNNGFINDDLIVWMREAAFPNFKKLYGVLYRANKPFTNGLPAGNYSIDISYNFPVQYFQGRKEVVLTTLTWFGGQNHFLPVAYLVTSCLILLIAVVLTVAWYKFGKNRKSMDE; encoded by the exons ATGGGCAAAGGGAAGGGCAAGTCTGGGCCCTTGGCTCGGAGGCCAGACAACTCAGCCTTCAAACAGCAGAGGTTACCTGCCTGGTCTCCCATGCTAACGGCTAACACTGTGCTGCCTTTCTTCTACTTTATGGCTTTAATATGCATGCTGCTGGGAGTGTGGTTGCTTCTTACAGTGCAGAGCACACAGGAAGTAAAG ATGGACTACACAGAGGCCGGGACGTGtgacaaatgttttgaaaagCGTAAAAATGCGAGCAACGCCGCACAAACCTGCAGCTGCACGGTGgggtttaacatcaagaaggcTTTAAAG ggagacgtCTTTTTCTACTATGGCCTCCAGAACTTCCATCAGAACCTGCGCCGATACATGGACTCCAGAGATGATGCACAGATGGTTGGCAAGAAGAGAAATTTAAAG AACCCGAGTTCCTACTGCAAGCCGTTTAACATGGACCAAAAAGGACTCCCCATTGCCCCCTGCGGTGCTGTGGCCAACAGTATCTTCAATG ACTCCTTCACTCTGCACTATCTCGGTTCCGGTGGTCCAGTCCAGGTCCCTCTGTTACGGAAAGGCATCACCTGGTACACGGACAAAAATGTCAAGTACCGCAACCCGACGACTGAAAACATGACACTGGTTCAAGTGTTCAACG GCACAGCGCGGCCTCTGTACTGGCAGAAGCCCGTATATGAGCTCGACCTCCTCGACTCGACCAACAACGGCTTCATCAACGACGACCTGATTGTGTGGATGAGAGAGGCGGCCTTCCCCAACTTCAAGAAGCTGTACGGGGTTTTATACCGAGCCAACAAGCCTTTTACCAACGGTCTGCCGGCAGGGAATTACAGCATCGACATATCCTACA ACTTCCCCGTGCAGTACTTCCAAGGCAGAAAGGAAGTGGTGTTGACCACGCTGACCTGGTTTGGTGGTCAGAACCATTTCCTGCCCGTCGCTTACCTCGTCACCAGCTGCCTGATCCTACTGATAGCCGTCGTCCTCACTGTGGCGTGGTACAAGTTTGGGAAGAATAGGAAGAGCATGGACGAATGA
- the dcbld2 gene encoding discoidin, CUB and LCCL domain-containing protein 2 isoform X1, producing the protein MGRAVMVGRGPTGAGVLVLSILIILTTEGCRAQKGDGCGPSVLGPSSGTLSSLGYPGTYPNNTVCEWEISVPRGNRVHFRFAELDIEDADCRVNYLRLYNGIGPERSEIVKYCGLSLKVKELIESTSNQVTVQFMSGTHHTGRGFYLSYSTTEHPDLITCLDKGTDFPEAEFSKYCPAGCLTSAEEISGTIPNGYRESSPVCVAAVHAGVASNAVGGRISVVSSKGIPHYEATLANNVTSTGGTLSNSLFTFKTNGCYGTLGFESGGVADTQLSASSVWEWNNIIGQHSVWAPSGARLKTAGLPWASSQSDQQQWLQADLKREKKITGITTTGSTLREYQYYVSAYRVLYSSDGQQWYIYKEANSTQDKVFQGNINYLHEVRNNFIPPLEARFVRIHPTLWHQRIALKLELLGCQIPAARRRQEPRTRMLPPPRHAPPPAGTKRPPHYGQTTTHPPDIRNTTMPPHTNKDVALAAVLVPVLVMVLTALILIVVCAWHWRNRKKSSEGTYDLPHWDRTDWWKSMKQLLPSKMVETEDSVRYSSSEVGRLTGRGAVPRLHAEPAEYAQPLVSGVTTLGARSTFKPDEGPDPGYSDPDLYDAPISPDVYHAYAEPLPASGSEYATPIVVDMGCHPSGGSSLTQPSTVCSFMGAGPTSLLTQTDGSHSGRSAYDTPKNATGQVTPTEDMTYQVPQSSTQKPTGKS; encoded by the exons ATGGGCAGAGCGGTAATGGTGGGCAGGGGACCGACAGGGGCCGGGGTTCTCGTCCTGTCGATTCTCATCATTCTCACCACGGAAGGCTGTCGAGCGCAGAAAG GTGATGGCTGTGGCCCCAGTGTACTTGGCCCCAGCAGTGGGACTCTGTCCTCTCTGGGTTACCCGGGGACATACCCGaacaacactgtgtgtgagtgggagATCAGCGTGCCTCGTGGCAACAGGGTCCACTTTCGCTTTGCCGAGCTGGACATAGAAGACGCCGACTGCCGGGTCAACTACCTCCGCCTCTACAACGGGATTGGACCCGAGAGGAGTGAGATCG TGAAGTACTGCGGTTTGAGCCTGAAGGTCAAAGAGCTGATCGAGTCCACCAGCAACCAGGTCACGGTCCAGTTCATGAGTGGGACCCACCACACCGGACGTGGGTTCTACCTGTCTTACTCCACCACCGAACACCCAG ATCTTATCACCTGCCTGGACAAAGGGACTGATTTCCCCGAGGCAGAGTTTAG TAAATACTGTCCCGCGGGCTGCTTGACATCTGCCGAGGAGATTTCCGGAACTATACCTAACGGATACAGAGAG TCCTCTCCCGTGTGCGTGGCAGCCGTCCATGCAGGTGTGGCGTCCAACGCGGTGGGAGGGAGGATCAGCGTGGTGAGCAGCAAAGGCATCCCTCACTACGAGGCCACGCTGGCCAACAATGTCACTTCCACTGG AGGAACTTTGTCCAACAGCCTCTTCACCTTCAAGACCAACG GCTGCTATGGGACGCTGGGTTTCGAGTCTGGTGGTGTCGCGGACACTCAGTTGTCGGCCTCGTCTGTGTGGGAGTGGAACAACATCATCGGTCAGCACAGTGTGTGGGCACCATCAGGGGCACGGCTTAAAACGGCGGGGCTGCCCTGGGCGTCTTCTCAGAGCGATCAGCAGCAGTGGCTGCAGGCCGATCtcaagagggagaagaagatcACAg GTATCACCACCACCGGCTCCACCCTGAGAGAGTACCAGTATTACGTTTCAGCATACCGGGTCCTGTACAGTAGCGACGGCCAGCAGTGGTACATCTACAAGGAAGCAAATTCTACACAAGACAAG GTTTTCCAAGGCAACATCAACTACCTGCACGAGGTGAGGAATAACTTCATTCCTCCACTTGAGGCCCGGTTTGTGAGGATACATCCGACCCTATGGCACCAGAGAATCGCACTCAAGTTGGAACTGCTCGGCTGCCAGATACCCGCCG CGAGGCGGAGGCAGGAACCGAGAACGAGGATGTTACCCCCCCCTCGGCATGCTCCACCTCCTGCGGGTACAAAACGCCCACCTCACTATGGTCAAACCACAACACACCCCCCAGACATCAGAAACACCACTATGCCCCCACACACTAATAAAG ATGTGGCGCTGGCAGCGGTGCTCGTGCCCGTGTTGGTCATGGTTCTAACTGCTCTCATCTTGATTGTGGTTTGTGCTTGGCACTGGAGGAACAG GAAAAAGAGCTCCGAAGGAACATATGATCTCCCTCACTGGGACCGCACAG ACTGGTGGAAAAGCATGAAGCAGCTGTTGCCCTCCAAGATGGTGGAGACGGAGGATTCAGTTCGGTACAGCAGCAGTGAGGTGGGCCGGCTGACGGGGAGAGGGGCTGTACCCAGACTGCACGCTGAACCTGCAG AATACGCTCAGCCCCTGGTGAGTGGCGTTACAACGCTGGGTGCCCGCTCAACCTTTAAACCAGACGAGGGGCCCGACCCAGGATACTCAGACCCCGACCTCTACGACGCTCCCATCTCACCGGACGTGTACCACGCCTATGCAGAACCCTTACCGGCCTCGGGGTCGGAGTACGCCACGCCCATCGTGGTGGATATGGGTTGCCACCCATCGGGGGGCTCCTCTTTGACCCAGCCCTCCACAGTGTGCAGTTTCATGGGTGCCGGGCCCACCTCCctgctcacacagacagacggcaGCCATTCGGGGAGGTCGGCTTACGATACGCCAAAGAACGCCACCGGACAGGTCACGCCCACTGAGGATATGACCTATCAGGTGCCTCAGAGTAGCACTCAGAAGCCAACGGGAAAGAGCTGA
- the dcbld2 gene encoding discoidin, CUB and LCCL domain-containing protein 2 isoform X3 has translation MGRAVMVGRGPTGAGVLVLSILIILTTEGCRAQKGDGCGPSVLGPSSGTLSSLGYPGTYPNNTVCEWEISVPRGNRVHFRFAELDIEDADCRVNYLRLYNGIGPERSEIVKYCGLSLKVKELIESTSNQVTVQFMSGTHHTGRGFYLSYSTTEHPDLITCLDKGTDFPEAEFSKYCPAGCLTSAEEISGTIPNGYRESSPVCVAAVHAGVASNAVGGRISVVSSKGIPHYEATLANNVTSTGGTLSNSLFTFKTNGCYGTLGFESGGVADTQLSASSVWEWNNIIGQHSVWAPSGARLKTAGLPWASSQSDQQQWLQADLKREKKITGITTTGSTLREYQYYVSAYRVLYSSDGQQWYIYKEANSTQDKVFQGNINYLHEVRNNFIPPLEARFVRIHPTLWHQRIALKLELLGCQIPAARRRQEPRTRMLPPPRHAPPPAGTKRPPHYGQTTTHPPDIRNTTMPPHTNKDVALAAVLVPVLVMVLTALILIVVCAWHWRNRKKSSEGTYDLPHWDRTDWWKSMKQLLPSKMVETEDSVRYSSSEVGRLTGRGAVPRLHAEPAAVLSLIGLYSHQRIRSAPGEWRYNAGCPLNL, from the exons ATGGGCAGAGCGGTAATGGTGGGCAGGGGACCGACAGGGGCCGGGGTTCTCGTCCTGTCGATTCTCATCATTCTCACCACGGAAGGCTGTCGAGCGCAGAAAG GTGATGGCTGTGGCCCCAGTGTACTTGGCCCCAGCAGTGGGACTCTGTCCTCTCTGGGTTACCCGGGGACATACCCGaacaacactgtgtgtgagtgggagATCAGCGTGCCTCGTGGCAACAGGGTCCACTTTCGCTTTGCCGAGCTGGACATAGAAGACGCCGACTGCCGGGTCAACTACCTCCGCCTCTACAACGGGATTGGACCCGAGAGGAGTGAGATCG TGAAGTACTGCGGTTTGAGCCTGAAGGTCAAAGAGCTGATCGAGTCCACCAGCAACCAGGTCACGGTCCAGTTCATGAGTGGGACCCACCACACCGGACGTGGGTTCTACCTGTCTTACTCCACCACCGAACACCCAG ATCTTATCACCTGCCTGGACAAAGGGACTGATTTCCCCGAGGCAGAGTTTAG TAAATACTGTCCCGCGGGCTGCTTGACATCTGCCGAGGAGATTTCCGGAACTATACCTAACGGATACAGAGAG TCCTCTCCCGTGTGCGTGGCAGCCGTCCATGCAGGTGTGGCGTCCAACGCGGTGGGAGGGAGGATCAGCGTGGTGAGCAGCAAAGGCATCCCTCACTACGAGGCCACGCTGGCCAACAATGTCACTTCCACTGG AGGAACTTTGTCCAACAGCCTCTTCACCTTCAAGACCAACG GCTGCTATGGGACGCTGGGTTTCGAGTCTGGTGGTGTCGCGGACACTCAGTTGTCGGCCTCGTCTGTGTGGGAGTGGAACAACATCATCGGTCAGCACAGTGTGTGGGCACCATCAGGGGCACGGCTTAAAACGGCGGGGCTGCCCTGGGCGTCTTCTCAGAGCGATCAGCAGCAGTGGCTGCAGGCCGATCtcaagagggagaagaagatcACAg GTATCACCACCACCGGCTCCACCCTGAGAGAGTACCAGTATTACGTTTCAGCATACCGGGTCCTGTACAGTAGCGACGGCCAGCAGTGGTACATCTACAAGGAAGCAAATTCTACACAAGACAAG GTTTTCCAAGGCAACATCAACTACCTGCACGAGGTGAGGAATAACTTCATTCCTCCACTTGAGGCCCGGTTTGTGAGGATACATCCGACCCTATGGCACCAGAGAATCGCACTCAAGTTGGAACTGCTCGGCTGCCAGATACCCGCCG CGAGGCGGAGGCAGGAACCGAGAACGAGGATGTTACCCCCCCCTCGGCATGCTCCACCTCCTGCGGGTACAAAACGCCCACCTCACTATGGTCAAACCACAACACACCCCCCAGACATCAGAAACACCACTATGCCCCCACACACTAATAAAG ATGTGGCGCTGGCAGCGGTGCTCGTGCCCGTGTTGGTCATGGTTCTAACTGCTCTCATCTTGATTGTGGTTTGTGCTTGGCACTGGAGGAACAG GAAAAAGAGCTCCGAAGGAACATATGATCTCCCTCACTGGGACCGCACAG ACTGGTGGAAAAGCATGAAGCAGCTGTTGCCCTCCAAGATGGTGGAGACGGAGGATTCAGTTCGGTACAGCAGCAGTGAGGTGGGCCGGCTGACGGGGAGAGGGGCTGTACCCAGACTGCACGCTGAACCTGCAG cagtTCTTTCTTTAATAGGACTTTACAGCCACCAACG AATACGCTCAGCCCCTGGTGAGTGGCGTTACAACGCTGGGTGCCCGCTCAACCTTTAA
- the dcbld2 gene encoding discoidin, CUB and LCCL domain-containing protein 2 isoform X2, whose amino-acid sequence MMRPCCFLKCEHGRFSRCFRDELKGYGDGCGPSVLGPSSGTLSSLGYPGTYPNNTVCEWEISVPRGNRVHFRFAELDIEDADCRVNYLRLYNGIGPERSEIVKYCGLSLKVKELIESTSNQVTVQFMSGTHHTGRGFYLSYSTTEHPDLITCLDKGTDFPEAEFSKYCPAGCLTSAEEISGTIPNGYRESSPVCVAAVHAGVASNAVGGRISVVSSKGIPHYEATLANNVTSTGGTLSNSLFTFKTNGCYGTLGFESGGVADTQLSASSVWEWNNIIGQHSVWAPSGARLKTAGLPWASSQSDQQQWLQADLKREKKITGITTTGSTLREYQYYVSAYRVLYSSDGQQWYIYKEANSTQDKVFQGNINYLHEVRNNFIPPLEARFVRIHPTLWHQRIALKLELLGCQIPAARRRQEPRTRMLPPPRHAPPPAGTKRPPHYGQTTTHPPDIRNTTMPPHTNKDVALAAVLVPVLVMVLTALILIVVCAWHWRNRKKSSEGTYDLPHWDRTDWWKSMKQLLPSKMVETEDSVRYSSSEVGRLTGRGAVPRLHAEPAEYAQPLVSGVTTLGARSTFKPDEGPDPGYSDPDLYDAPISPDVYHAYAEPLPASGSEYATPIVVDMGCHPSGGSSLTQPSTVCSFMGAGPTSLLTQTDGSHSGRSAYDTPKNATGQVTPTEDMTYQVPQSSTQKPTGKS is encoded by the exons ATGATGCGGCCATGCTGCTTTCTAAAGTGTGAACACGGGCGTTTTTCTAGGTGTTTTAGAGATGAGCTTAAAGGCTACG GTGATGGCTGTGGCCCCAGTGTACTTGGCCCCAGCAGTGGGACTCTGTCCTCTCTGGGTTACCCGGGGACATACCCGaacaacactgtgtgtgagtgggagATCAGCGTGCCTCGTGGCAACAGGGTCCACTTTCGCTTTGCCGAGCTGGACATAGAAGACGCCGACTGCCGGGTCAACTACCTCCGCCTCTACAACGGGATTGGACCCGAGAGGAGTGAGATCG TGAAGTACTGCGGTTTGAGCCTGAAGGTCAAAGAGCTGATCGAGTCCACCAGCAACCAGGTCACGGTCCAGTTCATGAGTGGGACCCACCACACCGGACGTGGGTTCTACCTGTCTTACTCCACCACCGAACACCCAG ATCTTATCACCTGCCTGGACAAAGGGACTGATTTCCCCGAGGCAGAGTTTAG TAAATACTGTCCCGCGGGCTGCTTGACATCTGCCGAGGAGATTTCCGGAACTATACCTAACGGATACAGAGAG TCCTCTCCCGTGTGCGTGGCAGCCGTCCATGCAGGTGTGGCGTCCAACGCGGTGGGAGGGAGGATCAGCGTGGTGAGCAGCAAAGGCATCCCTCACTACGAGGCCACGCTGGCCAACAATGTCACTTCCACTGG AGGAACTTTGTCCAACAGCCTCTTCACCTTCAAGACCAACG GCTGCTATGGGACGCTGGGTTTCGAGTCTGGTGGTGTCGCGGACACTCAGTTGTCGGCCTCGTCTGTGTGGGAGTGGAACAACATCATCGGTCAGCACAGTGTGTGGGCACCATCAGGGGCACGGCTTAAAACGGCGGGGCTGCCCTGGGCGTCTTCTCAGAGCGATCAGCAGCAGTGGCTGCAGGCCGATCtcaagagggagaagaagatcACAg GTATCACCACCACCGGCTCCACCCTGAGAGAGTACCAGTATTACGTTTCAGCATACCGGGTCCTGTACAGTAGCGACGGCCAGCAGTGGTACATCTACAAGGAAGCAAATTCTACACAAGACAAG GTTTTCCAAGGCAACATCAACTACCTGCACGAGGTGAGGAATAACTTCATTCCTCCACTTGAGGCCCGGTTTGTGAGGATACATCCGACCCTATGGCACCAGAGAATCGCACTCAAGTTGGAACTGCTCGGCTGCCAGATACCCGCCG CGAGGCGGAGGCAGGAACCGAGAACGAGGATGTTACCCCCCCCTCGGCATGCTCCACCTCCTGCGGGTACAAAACGCCCACCTCACTATGGTCAAACCACAACACACCCCCCAGACATCAGAAACACCACTATGCCCCCACACACTAATAAAG ATGTGGCGCTGGCAGCGGTGCTCGTGCCCGTGTTGGTCATGGTTCTAACTGCTCTCATCTTGATTGTGGTTTGTGCTTGGCACTGGAGGAACAG GAAAAAGAGCTCCGAAGGAACATATGATCTCCCTCACTGGGACCGCACAG ACTGGTGGAAAAGCATGAAGCAGCTGTTGCCCTCCAAGATGGTGGAGACGGAGGATTCAGTTCGGTACAGCAGCAGTGAGGTGGGCCGGCTGACGGGGAGAGGGGCTGTACCCAGACTGCACGCTGAACCTGCAG AATACGCTCAGCCCCTGGTGAGTGGCGTTACAACGCTGGGTGCCCGCTCAACCTTTAAACCAGACGAGGGGCCCGACCCAGGATACTCAGACCCCGACCTCTACGACGCTCCCATCTCACCGGACGTGTACCACGCCTATGCAGAACCCTTACCGGCCTCGGGGTCGGAGTACGCCACGCCCATCGTGGTGGATATGGGTTGCCACCCATCGGGGGGCTCCTCTTTGACCCAGCCCTCCACAGTGTGCAGTTTCATGGGTGCCGGGCCCACCTCCctgctcacacagacagacggcaGCCATTCGGGGAGGTCGGCTTACGATACGCCAAAGAACGCCACCGGACAGGTCACGCCCACTGAGGATATGACCTATCAGGTGCCTCAGAGTAGCACTCAGAAGCCAACGGGAAAGAGCTGA